From Chionomys nivalis chromosome 21, mChiNiv1.1, whole genome shotgun sequence, a single genomic window includes:
- the LOC130863698 gene encoding 60S ribosomal protein L32-like: MAALWPLVKPKIVKKRTKKFIRHQSDRYVKIKRNWRQPRGIDNRVRRRFKGQILMPNIGYGSNKKTKHMLPSGFRKFLVHNVKELEVLLMCNKSYCAEIAHNVSSKNRNAIVERAAQLAIRVTNPNARLRSEENE; encoded by the coding sequence ATggctgccctctggcctctggtGAAGCCCAAGATCGTCAAAAAGAGGACCAAGAAGTTCATCCGGCACCAGTCAGACCGATATGTCAAGATTAAGCGAAACTGGCGGCAACCCAGAGGTATTGACAACAGGGTGCGGAGAAGATTCAAGGGCCAGATCCTGATGCCCAACATTGGTTATGGGagcaacaagaaaaccaagcacaTGCTGCCTAGTGGCTTCCGGAAGTTTCTGGTCCACAATGTCAAGGAGCTGGAGGTGCTGCTGATGTGCAACAAGTCTTACTGTGCTGAGATTGCTCACAATGTTTCCTCCAAGAACCGAAACGCCATCGTGGAAAGAGCAGCACAGCTGGCCATCAGAGTCACCAATCCCAACGCCAGGCTGCGCAGCGAAGAGAATGAGTAG